Proteins encoded in a region of the Thunnus maccoyii chromosome 4, fThuMac1.1, whole genome shotgun sequence genome:
- the csde1 gene encoding cold shock domain-containing protein E1 isoform X3, whose product MERGCSEPPVARNTGSAPSTSTGPMPIPRSSSVSCHPHPGSKKHKRTPLYQRSMSFDPGMLHNNGHTAYANGTGPGIRETGVVEKLLTSYGFIQCSERQARLFFHCSQYNGNLQELKIGDDVEFEVSSDRRTGKPIAVKLLKIKPEVLPEERISGQVGPDLHAYPFTVLHGYIHPVVSAIPVHLDGKSAPGQVPTGSVCYERNGEVFYLTYTPDDVEGNIHLDTGDKVSFYMETNKHTGAVSARNIQLVKKKQMRCQGVVCATKEAFGFIERADVVKEIFFHYSEFKGDLEALQAGDDVEFTIKDRNGKEVATDVRLLPQGTVIFEDISIEQFEGTVVKVIPKVSTKNQNDPLPGRISARIGFSDKELPFGEKDTKSKVTLLEGDHIQFNISTDRRDKLERATNIDILPDTFNFTKETREMGVIAAIRDGFGFIKCVDRDARMFFHFSEVLEESQLHISDEVEFTVVPDMLSAQRNHAVRIKKLPKGTVSFHTQSEQRFAGVVEKEIVAANAKNASPNKNKEKESEEGVIAYEDCGVKLTVQYHGKDLEGGCHPQVGDKVEFSINEVKRTGQQSAVSIRVLNRNASNAKRLQGFVATLKDNFGFIETANHDQEIFFHYSEMCGDLENLELGDTVEYTLSKGKGNKVSAEKVTKVAAVNGVGEDVGVTVMMGKVIRPLRSVDPSQTEYQGLIEITEEGGTKGQNYPFGIMGMANKADCLQKGELVKFQVCTIAQTGQKMACNVVPQRRAMVECVKDQFGFITYEVGESKKLFFHVKEVQDGLELQTGDEVEFSVVLNQRTGKCSACNVRRVSEGPKPVVTPRPDRLVNRLKSITLDDASAPRLVIVRQPRGPDNSKGFNVERKTRQPGVID is encoded by the exons ATGGAAAGAGGCTGCTCTGAACCGCCAGTAGCCCGCAACACTGGCTCTGCCCCTTCTACCTCTACTGGTCCCATGCCTATCCCCcgctcctcctctgtctcttgcCATCCCCACCCTGGAAGTAAAAAACACAAGCGGACCCCCTTGTATCAGAGATCA ATGAGTTTTGACCCAGGTATGCTCCATAACAATGGGCACACTGCATACGCCAACGGCACAGGGCCTGGCATTAGAGAGACAGGCGTGGTGGAGAAGCTTCTGACTTCCTATGGCTTCATCCAGTGCTCCGAACGCCAGGCTCGTCTCTTCTTCCACTGCTCCCAGTACAATGGTAACCTGCAGGAGCTTAAAATAGGAG ATGATGTAGAGTTTGAGGTATCCTCTGACAGGCGCACTGGCAAGCCCATAGCAGTGAAGCTGCTTAAGATAAAGCCAGAGGTGCTGCCAGAGGAGCGCATCTCGGGCCAGGTGGGGCCAGACCTGCACGCCTATCCCTTTACTGTGCTGCATGGTTATATTCATCCA GTTGTCTCAGCAATCCCAGTGCACTTGGATGGAAAGTCTGCTCCTGGCCAGGTGCCCACCGGAAGTGTTTGCTATGAAAGAAATGGG GAAGTGTTCTACCTTACCTACACTCCTGATGATGTAGAGGGTAACATCCATCTGGACACCGGTGACAAAGTCAGCTTTTATATGGAGACCAACAAGCA TACTGGTGCAGTCAGTGCTCGTAATATTCAACTTGTGAAGAAAAAGCAAATGAGGTGCCAGGGGGTGGTGTGTGCTACAAAG GAGGCATTTGGATTCATTGAGAGGGCTGACGTGGTGAAGGAGATCTTTTTTCACTACAGCGAGTTCAAGGGTGATCTGGAGGCTCTGCAGGCTGGAGATGATGTCGAGTTCACCatcaaagacagaaat GGTAAAGAAGTAGCCACAGATGTGAGGCTGCTCCCCCAAGGAACAGTCATCTTTGAGGATATCAGCATTGAACAGTTTGAAGGCACAGTCGTCAAGGTCATTCCCAAGGTTTCCACCAAAAACCAG AACGACCCTCTTCCAGGTCGTATCAGTGCCCGGATCGGTTTCAGTGACAAGGAGCTGCCATTTGGGGAAAAGGACACCAAGTCCAAGGTGACCCTTTTGGAGGGGGACCACATACAGTTCAACATCTCCACCGACCGCAGAGACAAGCTGGAGAGGGCTACCAACATAGACATCCTTCCAGACACATTCAACTTCACTAAGGAGACTCGTGAAATG GGGGTGATTGCAGCTATACGTGATGGCTTTGGCTTCATTAAATGTGTGGATCGGGATGCCAGGATGTTCTTTCACTTCAGTGAAGTCCTGGAGGAGAGCCAACTGCACATCTCAGATGAAGTGGAGTTCACTGTTGTGCCT GATATGCTGTCAGCTCAGAGGAACCATGCAGTGCGCATCAAGAAGCTGCCCAAGGGCACTGTGTCCTTCCATACTCAGTCTGAGCAGCGCTTTGCTGGTGTGGTGGAGAAGGAAATTGTGGCAGCGAACGCCAAAAATGCCAGTCCCAACAAGAACAAGGAGAAG GAATCTGAGGAAGGAGTGATTGCATATGAAGACTGTGGAGTGAAGCTCACTGTGCAATACCATGGCAAGGACCTGGAGGGAGGATGTCACCCACAGGTCGGAGACAAG GTGGAGTTCTCCATCAATGAAGTGAAGAGAACAGGCCAGCAGAGTGCAGTCTCCATCAGGGTCCTCAACCGAAACGCCTCCAATGCCAAGAGACTGCAAGGATTTGTTGCCACACTGAAGGACAACTTTGGCTTCATTGAGACAGCAAATCATGACCAGGAGATTTTCTTTCACTACAG TGAAATGTGTGGAGACTTGGAGAACTTGGAGCTTGGTGACACAGTGGAGTACACTCTTTCTAagggaaaaggaaacaaagtcAGTGCTGAAAAGGTTACCAAAGTGGCTGCAG TGAACGGCGTTGGTGAGGATGTTGGTGTAACAGTGATGATGGGGAAAGTCATCCGTCCCTTACGCAGTGTGGACCCGTCCCAGACAGAATACCAAGGGCTTATTGAAATCACAGAGGAAG GTGGAACTAAAGGTCAGAATTATCCCTTTGGAATCATGGGCATGGCAAACAAGGCCGATTGTCTACAGAAAGGAGAACTTGTCAAGTTCCAGGTTTGCACAATAGCTCAGACTGGACAGAAGATGGCCTGTAATGTGGTCCCCCAGCGTAGAGCCATGGTGGAGTGTGTCAAAGACCAG tTTGGCTTCATCACATACGAAGTAGGTGAGAGCAAGAAGCTTTTCTTCCATGTAAAAGAAGTGCAGGATGGCCTGGAGCTCCAGACCGGGGATGAGGTGGAGTTCTCAGTTGTCCTCAATCAACGCACAGGAAAATGTAGTGCCTGCAACGTACGCAGAGTCAG TGAGGGGCCAAAACCAGTGGTGACTCCGCGTCCTGACCGCCTAGTGAACAGACTGAAGAGCATCACCCTTGATGACGCCAGTGCTCCTCGGCTGGTCATTGTAAGACAGCCCCGTGGTCCTGACAATTCAAAG GGCTTCAATGTGGAGCGCAAGACTCGCCAGCCTGGTGTCATTGACTGA
- the csde1 gene encoding cold shock domain-containing protein E1 isoform X7 yields MSFDPGMLHNNGHTAYANGTGPGIRETGVVEKLLTSYGFIQCSERQARLFFHCSQYNGNLQELKIGDDVEFEVSSDRRTGKPIAVKLLKIKPEVLPEERISGQVGPDLHAYPFTVLHGYIHPVVSAIPVHLDGKSAPGQVPTGSVCYERNGEVFYLTYTPDDVEGNIHLDTGDKVSFYMETNKHTGAVSARNIQLVKKKQMRCQGVVCATKEAFGFIERADVVKEIFFHYSEFKGDLEALQAGDDVEFTIKDRNGKEVATDVRLLPQGTVIFEDISIEQFEGTVVKVIPKVSTKNQNDPLPGRISARIGFSDKELPFGEKDTKSKVTLLEGDHIQFNISTDRRDKLERATNIDILPDTFNFTKETREMGVIAAIRDGFGFIKCVDRDARMFFHFSEVLEESQLHISDEVEFTVVPDMLSAQRNHAVRIKKLPKGTVSFHTQSEQRFAGVVEKEIVAANAKNASPNKNKEKKKDKGKVVEKESEEGVIAYEDCGVKLTVQYHGKDLEGGCHPQVGDKVEFSINEVKRTGQQSAVSIRVLNRNASNAKRLQGFVATLKDNFGFIETANHDQEIFFHYSEMCGDLENLELGDTVEYTLSKGKGNKVSAEKVTKVAAVNGVGEDVGVTVMMGKVIRPLRSVDPSQTEYQGLIEITEEGGTKGQNYPFGIMGMANKADCLQKGELVKFQVCTIAQTGQKMACNVVPQRRAMVECVKDQFGFITYEVGESKKLFFHVKEVQDGLELQTGDEVEFSVVLNQRTGKCSACNVRRVSEGPKPVVTPRPDRLVNRLKSITLDDASAPRLVIVRQPRGPDNSKGFNVERKTRQPGVID; encoded by the exons ATGAGTTTTGACCCAGGTATGCTCCATAACAATGGGCACACTGCATACGCCAACGGCACAGGGCCTGGCATTAGAGAGACAGGCGTGGTGGAGAAGCTTCTGACTTCCTATGGCTTCATCCAGTGCTCCGAACGCCAGGCTCGTCTCTTCTTCCACTGCTCCCAGTACAATGGTAACCTGCAGGAGCTTAAAATAGGAG ATGATGTAGAGTTTGAGGTATCCTCTGACAGGCGCACTGGCAAGCCCATAGCAGTGAAGCTGCTTAAGATAAAGCCAGAGGTGCTGCCAGAGGAGCGCATCTCGGGCCAGGTGGGGCCAGACCTGCACGCCTATCCCTTTACTGTGCTGCATGGTTATATTCATCCA GTTGTCTCAGCAATCCCAGTGCACTTGGATGGAAAGTCTGCTCCTGGCCAGGTGCCCACCGGAAGTGTTTGCTATGAAAGAAATGGG GAAGTGTTCTACCTTACCTACACTCCTGATGATGTAGAGGGTAACATCCATCTGGACACCGGTGACAAAGTCAGCTTTTATATGGAGACCAACAAGCA TACTGGTGCAGTCAGTGCTCGTAATATTCAACTTGTGAAGAAAAAGCAAATGAGGTGCCAGGGGGTGGTGTGTGCTACAAAG GAGGCATTTGGATTCATTGAGAGGGCTGACGTGGTGAAGGAGATCTTTTTTCACTACAGCGAGTTCAAGGGTGATCTGGAGGCTCTGCAGGCTGGAGATGATGTCGAGTTCACCatcaaagacagaaat GGTAAAGAAGTAGCCACAGATGTGAGGCTGCTCCCCCAAGGAACAGTCATCTTTGAGGATATCAGCATTGAACAGTTTGAAGGCACAGTCGTCAAGGTCATTCCCAAGGTTTCCACCAAAAACCAG AACGACCCTCTTCCAGGTCGTATCAGTGCCCGGATCGGTTTCAGTGACAAGGAGCTGCCATTTGGGGAAAAGGACACCAAGTCCAAGGTGACCCTTTTGGAGGGGGACCACATACAGTTCAACATCTCCACCGACCGCAGAGACAAGCTGGAGAGGGCTACCAACATAGACATCCTTCCAGACACATTCAACTTCACTAAGGAGACTCGTGAAATG GGGGTGATTGCAGCTATACGTGATGGCTTTGGCTTCATTAAATGTGTGGATCGGGATGCCAGGATGTTCTTTCACTTCAGTGAAGTCCTGGAGGAGAGCCAACTGCACATCTCAGATGAAGTGGAGTTCACTGTTGTGCCT GATATGCTGTCAGCTCAGAGGAACCATGCAGTGCGCATCAAGAAGCTGCCCAAGGGCACTGTGTCCTTCCATACTCAGTCTGAGCAGCGCTTTGCTGGTGTGGTGGAGAAGGAAATTGTGGCAGCGAACGCCAAAAATGCCAGTCCCAACAAGAACAAGGAGAAG AAAAAAGACAAG GGGAAAGTTGTAGAAAAG GAATCTGAGGAAGGAGTGATTGCATATGAAGACTGTGGAGTGAAGCTCACTGTGCAATACCATGGCAAGGACCTGGAGGGAGGATGTCACCCACAGGTCGGAGACAAG GTGGAGTTCTCCATCAATGAAGTGAAGAGAACAGGCCAGCAGAGTGCAGTCTCCATCAGGGTCCTCAACCGAAACGCCTCCAATGCCAAGAGACTGCAAGGATTTGTTGCCACACTGAAGGACAACTTTGGCTTCATTGAGACAGCAAATCATGACCAGGAGATTTTCTTTCACTACAG TGAAATGTGTGGAGACTTGGAGAACTTGGAGCTTGGTGACACAGTGGAGTACACTCTTTCTAagggaaaaggaaacaaagtcAGTGCTGAAAAGGTTACCAAAGTGGCTGCAG TGAACGGCGTTGGTGAGGATGTTGGTGTAACAGTGATGATGGGGAAAGTCATCCGTCCCTTACGCAGTGTGGACCCGTCCCAGACAGAATACCAAGGGCTTATTGAAATCACAGAGGAAG GTGGAACTAAAGGTCAGAATTATCCCTTTGGAATCATGGGCATGGCAAACAAGGCCGATTGTCTACAGAAAGGAGAACTTGTCAAGTTCCAGGTTTGCACAATAGCTCAGACTGGACAGAAGATGGCCTGTAATGTGGTCCCCCAGCGTAGAGCCATGGTGGAGTGTGTCAAAGACCAG tTTGGCTTCATCACATACGAAGTAGGTGAGAGCAAGAAGCTTTTCTTCCATGTAAAAGAAGTGCAGGATGGCCTGGAGCTCCAGACCGGGGATGAGGTGGAGTTCTCAGTTGTCCTCAATCAACGCACAGGAAAATGTAGTGCCTGCAACGTACGCAGAGTCAG TGAGGGGCCAAAACCAGTGGTGACTCCGCGTCCTGACCGCCTAGTGAACAGACTGAAGAGCATCACCCTTGATGACGCCAGTGCTCCTCGGCTGGTCATTGTAAGACAGCCCCGTGGTCCTGACAATTCAAAG GGCTTCAATGTGGAGCGCAAGACTCGCCAGCCTGGTGTCATTGACTGA
- the csde1 gene encoding cold shock domain-containing protein E1 isoform X4 codes for MGSPWKGFVEFTLPASPPTAFVSADLSSTSPVGLSLSPYGRSMSFDPGMLHNNGHTAYANGTGPGIRETGVVEKLLTSYGFIQCSERQARLFFHCSQYNGNLQELKIGDDVEFEVSSDRRTGKPIAVKLLKIKPEVLPEERISGQVGPDLHAYPFTVLHGYIHPVVSAIPVHLDGKSAPGQVPTGSVCYERNGEVFYLTYTPDDVEGNIHLDTGDKVSFYMETNKHTGAVSARNIQLVKKKQMRCQGVVCATKEAFGFIERADVVKEIFFHYSEFKGDLEALQAGDDVEFTIKDRNGKEVATDVRLLPQGTVIFEDISIEQFEGTVVKVIPKVSTKNQNDPLPGRISARIGFSDKELPFGEKDTKSKVTLLEGDHIQFNISTDRRDKLERATNIDILPDTFNFTKETREMGVIAAIRDGFGFIKCVDRDARMFFHFSEVLEESQLHISDEVEFTVVPDMLSAQRNHAVRIKKLPKGTVSFHTQSEQRFAGVVEKEIVAANAKNASPNKNKEKKKDKGKVVEKESEEGVIAYEDCGVKLTVQYHGKDLEGGCHPQVGDKVEFSINEVKRTGQQSAVSIRVLNRNASNAKRLQGFVATLKDNFGFIETANHDQEIFFHYSEMCGDLENLELGDTVEYTLSKGKGNKVSAEKVTKVAAVNGVGEDVGVTVMMGKVIRPLRSVDPSQTEYQGLIEITEEGGTKGQNYPFGIMGMANKADCLQKGELVKFQVCTIAQTGQKMACNVVPQRRAMVECVKDQFGFITYEVGESKKLFFHVKEVQDGLELQTGDEVEFSVVLNQRTGKCSACNVRRVSEGPKPVVTPRPDRLVNRLKSITLDDASAPRLVIVRQPRGPDNSKGFNVERKTRQPGVID; via the exons ATGAGTTTTGACCCAGGTATGCTCCATAACAATGGGCACACTGCATACGCCAACGGCACAGGGCCTGGCATTAGAGAGACAGGCGTGGTGGAGAAGCTTCTGACTTCCTATGGCTTCATCCAGTGCTCCGAACGCCAGGCTCGTCTCTTCTTCCACTGCTCCCAGTACAATGGTAACCTGCAGGAGCTTAAAATAGGAG ATGATGTAGAGTTTGAGGTATCCTCTGACAGGCGCACTGGCAAGCCCATAGCAGTGAAGCTGCTTAAGATAAAGCCAGAGGTGCTGCCAGAGGAGCGCATCTCGGGCCAGGTGGGGCCAGACCTGCACGCCTATCCCTTTACTGTGCTGCATGGTTATATTCATCCA GTTGTCTCAGCAATCCCAGTGCACTTGGATGGAAAGTCTGCTCCTGGCCAGGTGCCCACCGGAAGTGTTTGCTATGAAAGAAATGGG GAAGTGTTCTACCTTACCTACACTCCTGATGATGTAGAGGGTAACATCCATCTGGACACCGGTGACAAAGTCAGCTTTTATATGGAGACCAACAAGCA TACTGGTGCAGTCAGTGCTCGTAATATTCAACTTGTGAAGAAAAAGCAAATGAGGTGCCAGGGGGTGGTGTGTGCTACAAAG GAGGCATTTGGATTCATTGAGAGGGCTGACGTGGTGAAGGAGATCTTTTTTCACTACAGCGAGTTCAAGGGTGATCTGGAGGCTCTGCAGGCTGGAGATGATGTCGAGTTCACCatcaaagacagaaat GGTAAAGAAGTAGCCACAGATGTGAGGCTGCTCCCCCAAGGAACAGTCATCTTTGAGGATATCAGCATTGAACAGTTTGAAGGCACAGTCGTCAAGGTCATTCCCAAGGTTTCCACCAAAAACCAG AACGACCCTCTTCCAGGTCGTATCAGTGCCCGGATCGGTTTCAGTGACAAGGAGCTGCCATTTGGGGAAAAGGACACCAAGTCCAAGGTGACCCTTTTGGAGGGGGACCACATACAGTTCAACATCTCCACCGACCGCAGAGACAAGCTGGAGAGGGCTACCAACATAGACATCCTTCCAGACACATTCAACTTCACTAAGGAGACTCGTGAAATG GGGGTGATTGCAGCTATACGTGATGGCTTTGGCTTCATTAAATGTGTGGATCGGGATGCCAGGATGTTCTTTCACTTCAGTGAAGTCCTGGAGGAGAGCCAACTGCACATCTCAGATGAAGTGGAGTTCACTGTTGTGCCT GATATGCTGTCAGCTCAGAGGAACCATGCAGTGCGCATCAAGAAGCTGCCCAAGGGCACTGTGTCCTTCCATACTCAGTCTGAGCAGCGCTTTGCTGGTGTGGTGGAGAAGGAAATTGTGGCAGCGAACGCCAAAAATGCCAGTCCCAACAAGAACAAGGAGAAG AAAAAAGACAAG GGGAAAGTTGTAGAAAAG GAATCTGAGGAAGGAGTGATTGCATATGAAGACTGTGGAGTGAAGCTCACTGTGCAATACCATGGCAAGGACCTGGAGGGAGGATGTCACCCACAGGTCGGAGACAAG GTGGAGTTCTCCATCAATGAAGTGAAGAGAACAGGCCAGCAGAGTGCAGTCTCCATCAGGGTCCTCAACCGAAACGCCTCCAATGCCAAGAGACTGCAAGGATTTGTTGCCACACTGAAGGACAACTTTGGCTTCATTGAGACAGCAAATCATGACCAGGAGATTTTCTTTCACTACAG TGAAATGTGTGGAGACTTGGAGAACTTGGAGCTTGGTGACACAGTGGAGTACACTCTTTCTAagggaaaaggaaacaaagtcAGTGCTGAAAAGGTTACCAAAGTGGCTGCAG TGAACGGCGTTGGTGAGGATGTTGGTGTAACAGTGATGATGGGGAAAGTCATCCGTCCCTTACGCAGTGTGGACCCGTCCCAGACAGAATACCAAGGGCTTATTGAAATCACAGAGGAAG GTGGAACTAAAGGTCAGAATTATCCCTTTGGAATCATGGGCATGGCAAACAAGGCCGATTGTCTACAGAAAGGAGAACTTGTCAAGTTCCAGGTTTGCACAATAGCTCAGACTGGACAGAAGATGGCCTGTAATGTGGTCCCCCAGCGTAGAGCCATGGTGGAGTGTGTCAAAGACCAG tTTGGCTTCATCACATACGAAGTAGGTGAGAGCAAGAAGCTTTTCTTCCATGTAAAAGAAGTGCAGGATGGCCTGGAGCTCCAGACCGGGGATGAGGTGGAGTTCTCAGTTGTCCTCAATCAACGCACAGGAAAATGTAGTGCCTGCAACGTACGCAGAGTCAG TGAGGGGCCAAAACCAGTGGTGACTCCGCGTCCTGACCGCCTAGTGAACAGACTGAAGAGCATCACCCTTGATGACGCCAGTGCTCCTCGGCTGGTCATTGTAAGACAGCCCCGTGGTCCTGACAATTCAAAG GGCTTCAATGTGGAGCGCAAGACTCGCCAGCCTGGTGTCATTGACTGA